A genomic region of Nymphaea colorata isolate Beijing-Zhang1983 chromosome 2, ASM883128v2, whole genome shotgun sequence contains the following coding sequences:
- the LOC116248589 gene encoding defensin Tk-AMP-D1.1-like: protein MASSKRSANLLSTLLLLCLLLLAFGRVAEVEARMCASPSQKFRGACLSDRNCASVCSSEGFPSGDCHGVLRRCMCLKPCPAEN, encoded by the exons ATGGCATCCTCTAAGAGAAGTGCCAACCTTCTCTCCACCCTTCTCCTGCTCTGCTTGCTGCTACTCGCCTtcg GGAGGGTAGCAGAAGTGGAGGCGAGGATGTGTGCATCGCCGAGCCAGAAATTCCGTGGCGCGTGCTTGAGCGACAGGAACTGCGCTTCCGTCTGCTCCTCTGAAGGTTTCCCTTCTGGCGATTGCCACGGCGTGCTGAGGCGATGCATGTGCCTCAAGCCCTGCCCTGCTGAAAACTAG
- the LOC116247370 gene encoding polyamine oxidase 5-like — MEMKNQHRSDFGMGQSSLCIERQHIFPPSVIVIGGGISGVAAARALHNASFKVVLLESRDRLGGRIFTDYSFGFPVDMGASWLHGVCNENPLAPLIRRLGLTLYRTSGDNSVIYDHDLQSCALFDVDGCQVPEEIVVGVGELLERILKETEKVRSENIEDMSVLQAVSIVLDRNPELRPKGLAHKVLQWYLCRMEAWFAADMDTISLKCWDQEHVLSGGHGLMVQGYDPVIKALADGLDVRLNHRVTKIVHEPDRVVVTVDGCKKFSADAAVITVPIGVLKANLIEFEPPLPEWKGTAIRDIGVGDENKIALLFDNVFWPNVEFLGLVAGTSYDCSYFLNLHKATGHPVLVCMMAGRCAIDLEKLSDEEAVNFAMEQLKKMMPAAASPVKYLVSRWGSDINSLGCYCFDLIGKPVDLSEKIQRPVDNLFFAGEAASVDHSGSVHGAFTTGILAAQACRRRIFERYSMFNLLHPTVGGAADEVSIPLQISRM, encoded by the exons ATGGAGATGAAGAATCAGCATCGCTCTGATTTCGGGATGG GTCAAAGCTCGTTATGCATTGAGAGGCAGCATATTTTCCCACCATCAGTGATTGTGATTGGGGGTGGGATCTCTGGCGTTGCAGCAGCTCGCGCCCTTCATAACGCATCATTTAAG GTTGTGCTGTTAGAATCACGAGACAGACTCGGCGGACGCATATTTACGGACTACTCTTTTGGATTCCCCGTGGACATGGGAGCATCTTg GTTACATGGCGTCTGCAACGAAAATCCGTTGGCTCCACTAATTAGAAGGCTTGGTCTCACTCTTTACCGGACTAGTGGTGACAACTCGGTGATTTACGACCATGACCTACAGag CTGTGCGCTCTTTGATGTGGATGGTTGTCAAGTCCCTGAGGAAATAGTTGTAGGAGTTGGGGAACTACTTGAGAGAATTCTTAAAGAG ACAGAGAAAGTCAGAAGTGAAAACATAGAAGACATGTCTGTCCTCCAGGCTGTCTCAATTGTGCTGGACAGGAATCCAGAATTGAG ACCAAAAGGGCTTGCACACAAAGTACTTCAATGGTATCTTTGCAGAATGGAAGCATGGTTTGCTGCTGACATGGACACCATATCACTGAAATGTTGGGATCAG GAACATGTTCTCTCCGGTGGCCATGGGCTTATGGTGCAAGGATATGATCCAGTCATAAAAGCTCTTGCTGATGGACTTGATGTACGCCTGAATCACAG GGTCACAAAAATTGTCCACGAACCTGACAGAGTTGTGGTCACAGTGGATGGCTGTAAAAAATTCTCAGCAGATGCGGCTGTAATTACTGTACCTATAGGGGTGTTGAAAGCAAACCTAATAGAGTTTGAGCCCCCATTACCTGAATGGAAAGGGACTGCGATCCGTGATATAGGCGTGGGTGATGAGAACAAAATTGCATTGCTCTTTGACAATGTTTTCTGGCCAAATGTGGAATTTCTAGGCCTGGTTGCGGGCACTTCATATGATTGCAGCTATTTCCTCAATCTCCACAAAGCAACGGGCCATCCAGTTCTTGTTTGCATGATGGCTGGGAGATGTGCCATCGATCTAGAGAAGTTGTCAGATGAGGAAGCAGTCAACTTTGCGATGGAGCAGCTCAAGAAAATGATGCCAGCAGCAGCAAGTCCG GTGAAGTACTTGGTCTCACGCTGGGGAAGTGACATCAATTCGCTTGGTTGTTACTGCTTCGATCTGATTGGGAAGCCTGTTGACCTGAGCGAGAAGATCCAGAGGCCTGTCGACAACCTCTTCTTTGCGGGGGAAGCAGCAAGCGTCGACCACTCAGGTTCAGTTCATGGGGCATTCACCACAGGGATATTGGCTGCGCAAGCTTGTCGACGGAGAATCTTTGAGCGCTATAGTATGTTCAACCTTCTGCATCCGACGGTCGGTGGGGCAGCTGATGAAGTATCAATTCCGCTTCAAATATCAAGGATGTGA
- the LOC116248985 gene encoding probable adenylate kinase 6, chloroplastic, whose amino-acid sequence MAALHRVLRPLAAGATVSRRAFCALVSDAGGRGPVIPLKHHLEPSKQHQQPQDRNVQWVFLGCPGVGKGTYASRLSHLLGVPHIATGDLVRDELAQAGSLAEQLKAMVNQGKLVPDEIIISLLSKRLENGQLKGESGFILDGFPRTIKQAEILEDVTDIDLVINLRLREDVLVTKCLGRRICSQCGGNFNVASINIDGENGGPGMYMAPLLPPPHCASKLITRADDREEVVKERLRIYNDMSQPVEGFYRARGKLLEFNLPGGIPESWPKLLEALNLEDHCHKQSAAA is encoded by the exons ATGGCGGCCCTCCACCGCGTGCTGAGGCCGCTTGCCGCCGGCGCCACCGTCTCACGGCGCGCATTCTGCGCCTTGGTCTCGGACGCCGGTGGCCGGGGGCCCGTCATTCCCCTGAAACACCACCTGGAGCCATCGAAGCAGCACCAGCAGCCTCAGGACCGAAACGTCCAGTGGGTATTCCTCGGTTGCCCGGGAGTCGGCAAGGGCACCTATGCCAGCCGCCTCTCCCACCTCCTCGGCGTCCCCCACATCGCCACCGGCGATCTCGTCAGAGACGAACTCGCGCAGGCCGGTTCCCTCGCCGAACAG CTAAAGGCAATGGTAAACCAAGGGAAGCTGGTTCCTGATGAAATTATCATAAGCCTCTTATCTAAACGTCTTGAAAATGGGCAATTGAAGGGCGAATCAGGTTTCATCCTTGATGGATTTCCACGAACAATAAAACAGGCG GAAATTTTGGAGGATGTGACAGACATTGATCTGGTAATAAACCTCAGGCTCAGAGAAGATGTATTGGTTACCAAATGCCTTGGGAGAAGAATTTGCAGTCAGTGTGGAGGCAACTTTAATGTGGCCTCCATCAACATCGACGGTGAGAATGGCGGACCAGGAATGTACATGGCTCCTCTTCTGCCTCCTCCACACTGTGCATCAAAGCTTATTACTCGTGCAGATGACAGAGAAGAAGTAGTAAAGGAAAGGCTTCGCATTTACAATGATATG AGTCAGCCTGTGGAGGGCTTTTATCGTGCTAGAGGAAAGCTGCTTGAGTTCAATTTACCAGGTGGCATTCCTGAGAGTTGGCCAAAGTTACTTGAAGCACTCAACCTTGAAGACCATTGTCACAAACAGAGCGCTGCAGCATGA